From the genome of Clavelina lepadiformis chromosome 2, kaClaLepa1.1, whole genome shotgun sequence:
ATTATTTGACAATTTGATTTGTGATGAAGCTTGAGCAGagaacaaacaataaaacagtttttaaaatatgtctGAACAGATATTACTGAGACTGTTAGTTTAACGTAAGGACAGACAACGGCGGGTTCTAGCATACCTGGCCTTTATCGTTGGTATGCATTCCAAGGGATCCAAGTTGTTGCTGACGGACAGCCATTGCCTTTCTCTTCTTCTCTGATCTCGTATGTCGTCGGACCTGGGATTGAGCAAACTTTGTTATGACGGAGAACCTGGCTCTACACCCGCAACCTTATTGTAACGTCGAATACAGACATCACGCTCCGCTTAATAAATCTCTCAATATGTGATATTAACCAAGGTCAATTGCAGTTATGACATACAGTTAATCTGCACAAATGATTCCGTTGTTGAGCTAAATACCGGGATTACCGGTGTTGGGCCAAGAGCGCAAACAGTAGCAGCATAATGCTTGTATTCAGTATAAGCCGGAAAAGTATGAAAAAAACTCATTTCAATACGTCTTACCTCGCTGATTTTATTAGCGACATCCGGGTGTCCTTGCAAAGCTTCCAAAACATTTTCCGCATGGGAACCGATACTACCTTCGGAAGATATCTACAACAAACAGGACAAACGTTGGTTGTTGGCCTGAACAGCATAGCGCTCGACGTcaaatttcatttgaaaagattaaaggCAATCACCTGTTCCATCCTATGCAGACCAGGTATCGCAGTCTCGGCGACCAGTTCCTGTGTAAACTTATGCTTCGTGCACAGACCGGTCAACATGCGAAGACAATATGGCAAGCCTGGTCGggttgtaaaaattttccaatcCTCGGTGTCGAAACTAATGATAAAAGCGGTTTTAAAAGTGATAGGATATTGTTGTATCAGCACAAACACTACAATTTAATGGAATAAGCTATCATTTAGCTAACTGTAGTTGATTTATTGAACAAGGGAATATTACCGAAGTGGCCAAACTTGCTAAATAAAAGAGACATACATGATAAAGCTATTAGGTGGGCCACCCTGGTTTATTATATAACTACATTACTCTACGCACTTTCTGTGTTCTGGTATATGTCTGTTTATATAGGCCAAGGCGTCACGGACGATTCCATTTTTAACAATCAGGTCTTTCAGCTGGTTACCGCTGACGTTAAACTGAATACCGGCTACAATTTCACAGAAGCAATTTAAGTAAATGGTGTCATCGTCAGAATGGCTTTCGTCATACCTGCAACAtaaatggttttgttttgaacCTCTTTGCACTGATACCTTTCAAAGGAATCTTCTAACATTCCACCATTcatgtttaaataaataagaCAAAAAGATTTTCTCCTTACTTCTCAAAGTTAAGGGCAGATATGAAATGGTCAATCAACATTTGCATTAAGTCGGGGTCACCAAATGACAAGAACGGAATAATTCTGAGAAGACCTTGCAAGATGTTGGTGTGGCTTTGAACGAACTCACTGTCAATCTTAAAGAAACAAACGAGTTCTAGttatgcaaaaatttgtacatgattattaatttatttattttctccTTTTTACATTAAATGATTCACAAATTAGATTACCTGTTGGAGCAAGAGCACCAATTTCTTTTTATCCCCTGTAAATACATCTACTTCAATTTGATCCTGGTTAGTTTTATCTGCAGAAGCTTCTTCCAGGATGCTCCACATGATTCGGAGGAGCTGATCTATCAGAGATACCCCTTCTTCTCCAGCCTGTAATCCCTGGATagatttttaattaatttttttcatcaaagTAACAAAGGCCGTTTTTTCAGCTGTATATAAATTACAGCTGAACAAGCGCTCAGTCGTGAAAAGATCTAAGTGTTGTTTAGTTACACATTCACTCACAAGATTCAATGCCCCCAGTAGAGTATTCAATGTATTTAGATTTGGATGAGCAAGATATTGTCGATTCACTTTCAGCTTGACAGCATGAgaaagcaattttaaaattacttcCACAAGCTGTCTTCCATGCACCAGACTCTTCACAGATTCTAGCCTTGACAGCATCACCTGCAAACAGTGTGCAATATGTGGATAAACTCTCATTACAATCTTAGGTTTCTCAAAAATTCTTTTCAGTGACAGCTGACTAGTAAGAAAGATACATCCATAAATTTGTATGAAGTTATGGTTATCAGAAGCCAGAAATCTTTCTGAAAATAACCTATTTATAATTGTGGTAGATACGACTGCTAAGTGCTCATATGATTAACTGCAAAGTGCATTTTAATATACGATGACCAACTCTATATGATGAAAAACTGTAGATGGTGTGTTGACTGTTTCAAATTGGCCTACTGCATGGTACAAAGGGAAAATCATTTCACCAATTTGCACTTTTAAAATCTACAACACAATCGTgctatttaataaaatgatcACATGACAGGTTAAGCAAACAGCTCAGCTGTTAAACCAATAGAGATTTTGCCATCCCTTTCTACCAACGTTTGTCAACCGGctaaaaagcagcaaaacatATTAGAACTAGAAATGATTTTGTAATTCCCGCTGTAGCAAGAGGGAATGCAGCTGTGAGGTGTCTGGTGTAAAAAACCAGCCATTCTATTCACAGTTGTAAAAGTTGACTCATGGGTGCTTGAAAGCATGTCATGAACACATGCTATTTAGAGCACttaaaaagaaatagaaaattaaaaatcactACTGAGAAAGGCTCTTTGCATTAACTGTAGAGTGTTTCTATACAAGGCAATAAAATAACTGTattgaaaagaaatattttgctggCTTACAATGCAATTACATACAAATATTAAACACACAGCAGGATATCTGAAGAATGTACAAGGTTCAGTATATTTGGTAGTTAAGAGCAGGAAGGAAGCAGTTGCGTCATGAGTACCATGCTACCTGCTTTACAGTTACCACAGCGCTCATGTTAAGAGTAGGACATGCACAATTGTGATGGTTTTGGCAGGCAGCAATATATAGTTATTAATGTGTGCCTTATCTATTTTCATATAAAATTTGGGTAGGTTACGAAATGAGATATTTACTACAGAAAACATGATGACGTTTCTATTTAGGCTGTATAAAGCATACAGCTACGACTATATTACTTCTGATAAGTTGATAAAGACATTTTCACCGTTTTAATAGTTATGAGCCCAAATATAGTATCATTGGTAAAGCATAGCTGCAGAGTTGTAAAAAACCTtgcacattttttgtttggagTTTATATGAAGTACACATAAAGTGCACGGAAGTGTTCAGCATTACATGCTAGTGATACCTTTGAGAGATGCGGTCGCGGTTACGCAAAAACAGTGTACAGCTACTGCAGCTACTTCCGGCTAAATCTTGTTAAACAAGTTAAGCCTGAAAAAGGTCAATTGAAATGTTCAAGCAGAAAGTGGATTATTGTGTTATATTCATGACAAAATGGATGTGAAAGGAAATGACAAGTGGAAATTACGTAGAATGTTAATAATGATGATTTCTTTGTAGAAAGTAAGTCTTGGCAAATATGTAACTGATATTTTTTATACAAGACGACATGGGAGAAGTTACACCAGTGTGAgtaaaaagttgaattttgTCTTAATCATTACTAATATATCTGTACAGAgacaattataattatgttaaGCGCAAATATGTTCCATACTTTATGTTATGTACTGGTAGTTCAAGtcattaaaacgtttttagagaataaaaatttgactgatcaaaaagaaaatatcagCATTAGCCTGTTTACAGCCCACATATTTTGCCATAATAACACCACAATTTCTTGGCAGGAAACGAAACCAATCGCAATCCTTCACAGCAAAAAGCGGTTTTGTAGACTATGACTATTTAATAAAAGTGGTAGTGGTTGGTGACTCTGGTGTGGGAAAAAGTCAGCTTGTGGCACGATTTACCAGAAATGAGTTTACTACAAACAGTCGGCAAACCATCGGAGTggaatttgcaacaaaaactattGACGTAAACTGTAGGTTTGCAAGGGAAATTTGTCACCCTCAACTTTTTGTAATAGCGTTTTATCAAACGACTTGTTTGTGAACTCCTTGttatttctacaaaaacaTCATAGAATTATTTTGAATGATTCAAagttatgttttaatttttagccAAAAAGATTTGCGCCCAGATGTGGGACACAGCAGGAGAAGAAAGATACAGGGCACTAGCATCTGCATATTATCGAGGTGCAGTTGGAGTTCTGCTTGTGTTTGATGTGACAAATGCCAGGTCATTCAAGAACCTTGCTCACTGGCTATCAGAAATAAAAGCATACACTGTGGACACATGTCAGGTAATCCtgatcaaaataataattaatgttaCAGCACAGAAAATGTAAAGCAATTGGCAGAAAATACAAAGCAAAAGTAACTACAtgtaaacaagttttggatCAAAGTTCaccatattttttttaacacaTGTTGACCTATATATTGCCGGTTACTTTCAGATGATACTCGTTGGAAACAAGATCGACCTACAAGGGAATCGAAAGATATCCAACGATCAAGCAAGAGCATTTGCTGACATTAATGACATGCGTTACATGGAAACGTCAGCACTCCAGTGCACGAATGTCGAGGCATCATTCACGTCACTAGTTTCAGACATCTACCAGAACACAATAGCAAACAAGCAAGGAAAAAACACAGTGGTCAACACAACGACGGGCAACAATCGTGGTTTAAGGGTACGAACTGAGGACGGCGTGGCGGCAAGtcgaataaaaacaaagtgttGTTGGGCGATGTAACTCATTGAAAGTTGTTTAAAGACTTTAAAAAGCAATTGGAGTATTTCTTAGATGGAAAAAACTGTGCTGATGGTTAAACACCTGTATTGACATTCACTGTTCATAAATCTCGTTTACTGTTTTCATTAcatacacattttattttatatgaaTTGCTTctgttttgtgcaaaaattgttttcagcgCAATATATGCTTTTTCCATAAACACGTGTGTGTCAGTGTCTGGTTTGCAGGCTTTGTCAGATTTGTGTCTTGAAAATGTCACGCCACACAAAAAATCAATCACGCAAatagcaaaaaaatatatctCGTACTGTGAACCAAAATGAAAGGGTGTTCTGTGTATACTGTTACAAAGCAATGTCAACATACTTTTAATGATGGATGATGTATATGACAAGGTGgtttggaaaaaattaaatggAAACTTAATTGTGTGGTATTTGTTTCAATGGCAAAATATGTTACATCTGCCTAGTAAAATTGGTAAAAGTGCTTTGTCcagttaataattaaaattcaCAAGCAAGACCCCTATGCGTGCAATCTGAAAACAgaattaacaaaatttcattaatattGACAATGGTACGAGGATAGAAATTCTAATTACCTCAATTCCACCACATTCACTGAGAACACTGGCAAGTTTGTAAACCTCTTCTTCATCTTGATCGGTTTTGTCAGAATCGAGTCTCTCAACAATATCTTCTGTGGCTTCGCCGAGAAGACCTCGCATTCGATATACGACATGCATCGCATCCTCCTGGATATCGCAACACAgaaatattataacaaattacAACTTTGGAACTTAATGTTAAAACGGCTGGAAAAACAGCATAGCCAACATATTTACTAGAAGCATGGCAGCTCACAATTTATTGTGCACAATGTAGACAATAAACGTGTCTGTTGCTATGCTTAATACACataacaataatattttatttcagctaAAAGCAAACGTTATTTCACTTACGTTCgcaaaattgtcaaaaatagTTATTACCTCATTATGGTTTGGCAGCCAAATTTTCTTGTACACGTCACGTACGGGAAGATCAAGTGCAATAATCTTGTTATTGATAAGCAATTCCATTCCACTGTCATCTTCAAGCAGTGCTATGAGGTCACAATCTGGGAAGAGAAGTAAAGTAACGATAATGACATGAAATAAGCAGAAATTGTAACTTAAATATCGCAAGTATGTATTTGTGTGCCTATTAATGTAATGGATTTTTTTAAGATGGATGAATTTTCATGCGCTGctgaaaattaataaatacCTCGGcagattttgtttttcatatcCCTCATAAGAGGACCAAGCCCAGGTTCGTTGGATGAGTACGGATTTCCCACCATTCTCCCCTGAAGGAAGTCTTCCTGGAGTGGATCCTTATCCAGCGAAAGAAAGAATTCACTCGTGTCAGTTTCTtcctacaaacaaaaaaataattaaatatatttgcCGCTATAACTCACAAGCTATGCACtgtcaatatttttctttaatattCATACCACAGGAAAATGTCTCAGGCAAAAGTACAAATGAAATTCAGCAACCACTCACCGGATATATAATATTTGCCAAACGTTCAAATATAAACTGCGGAGTCTTCAGATCGGATAaatcttgtttctttattGCCTCGATGCAAACTGCCATGAAAGCACGTGTCTCAGATTCAGTGCCTGAGAGAAGGATTGCTTATTAGATAACAAATTATACTTAACGATGATAAATTGCTTACTAAATGCCTACACCAGAATATTTTTAACTATGTAGGAAGTATCCAAAATCCGTAGAAATATTGAAGTGTTTTCCATAAATTCGTAGATAAATGGAGAGTGTCAATTAAAAAACATTCGTGTTGGTGGAGTTGGTTTAAAGCAATAACAATTTAACTAACATGCTGATGCATGTGGTTCATGTTTACGGTGTTTAATCTAACCCATGCGCTGACTTTATTACAACTCTACAACTTTACATTGTTTATCCATTTACGAGTATGTACAGTGTGTACTATTGTCTGCAGTTGCTTTTAAATACAtctacaaataaataattaaacgAAGCGTGTTAATCGCCACATACCAGTTGTAAGTTCTTCAAGAAGTTCAAGCAGAACCTCTTGGGCTTCGTCAACCAAATTGGTTCGCTGGATAACAAGTCGCCGCAAACTTAGGTAGCTATTCAATACTGTGCCGACAAGACTGCTTTTGTAATGTTGACGGACATGTGATACTTGAACCATTTCCGAAAGAAGCTCTACagtaaaaataatcaaaaaaggTTATAGATAAAACAATACTCAAACAATCATAAAGTGGATTTCTTGAAGCCTCTTCTATCACATCATACTTAAGGTCACAAAAGTTCTTTACCAGTCAATTCTTTGAGTGCGTATCCTTGCTGTAAGTGTAAGTTCAAAGTGGTTTCCTCTAAAACGGCAAGTTTTGCAATTTCCTTCTGAATAAGGGATCCTAAAAGCGGTAAAGCTCCTCTAGCAGCCAAGTAGACctagcaaataaaacaaaacacaaggGAGTAGTAAACTGTCCTTGCATATGTGCAACTCGTTTGTTTTAGCTAAGCTTACCCTCCACTGCTTTGGTCTGATCTGTTCCTGATAAAGTGCAAGAAACTCAGCTGCAGTTTCACCTACGGCTCCAAGCTCAACAAGGTAACTGGATAAAACGATAGGAAAATTGCAAATATTCTCATACATACTTCTTGTTTATGTAttaccatattttttaatGGGAACAATCTTTGaatgaataaacaaacctGGTGAGTAAATCAAGAACTTGTGGTTTACGAGCAGTATTCCGTGAAAGACTGGTAACAACAGCACAAGCTGCCTGACGTACAGATCGTGAGGAAGAACAAAATAACATCGTTCTTAAAAATGAGTTCTTTATGAGTGAAATCTTTTGTGGGGCCTAAAATAAGATGAGTGCTGATGTGAGTTGGtgacaaaataaatgataaacattggaaaatttcatttcgccgtgttaaaatgaaaatgtttgacaaATGCAACACTACCGTTTGCTTTTTCTTAAGCACGGCATTCTTCCATTTTTCAGCATATTTTTCAGCTAAAAATGTTTCATGGACAATTTCCTTTCTTGAGTCTTTCTTCTCAGCAGTACCTGGTGCTGTGTTTCccaacaaataattttaaaacttgaaaatatcaaaactttaaagtaaatactcagttcaaaaaaaatttcagcaaaacaCTACTAATACTGCTTTCAAGCTATTGTTTTCAGCCATAAGTTAAACTACCTTGTGACTTTGCGTTTCTCTGCTTCCATTCGGTGTAGTCATGCTCACTTTCAGACTTCATCCATCCCTTGCTCTGGACAGAGAGGTATGTACTGGACACCAACTGCTCATCTTCACTACCCTTTGGTGACACCTGGAATGTCGAAAATTGGAAGTTGTAAATGGTGTGGGCAAAGAAAGGTCTGGTTTACGTATCAGTACAACTGTATGTTAAAAGCAATAAGGTTCAAGTAACAAATGAAACTTGTTTATTGCCTTACCAATTTTCTCAGCATATGCACACATGGTAAAGTTACATTTTCAACCACGGCAGGTGATCTTATCCGCACGGCTTTTTGGAACAACTGCATAGCTAAACAATTCGACATTAATTAACTATATGAATAACTTTGTATAGTTCTGCATAGTAGTACATCCAGATACCACAACAGCAGTTTCTCGATCCAAGTAGCATACCTGCTCTCAGTCGAAGCTGCCACAAATTGTCACGAACGTTTAACATAAACATCAGTAGCTGCATTTCGCATGCAACTGTAGATGGTGGCAGGTCATCTCCATGGTGACTGATAGCGCCAATGATTCTTGTCAATAAcaaattgtttaactgttcACTCGCAACACGGTTGTTCTTCACAAGCTGACTGATTAAATTCTGCACCTAAAATATAGATCGTGTCATTTTTAAGtaacatgtcattttttaGAATGACAGGTTACTGATACATCACTATCACAGAAAAAGAAATTGACTTACCTGCTTTTTCGCTTTTGTGGTTCCTCGTCTAACATTGAATGCGACTAGCTCAGGGATTATTCCGTTTGATATAAGTAATGGTTTTGCATGTTCATTAGTTGCCAACACTCGCAACAGTGTCAGGCAATGTTGAGCACATGATGATGCACAACCAAAACAATTTGGTGCACTCTGACACCAACTGGATGACGACGATGGAACATGCtgtgaaattatttaaattcattttattcACAGTCTTTAAGAAGGACAGTGTTAATTGTTGTGGTTAAATACCAAGCATAAAATGAACTTTCCCTGGTGTTATTtcgttaaataaattaaatgaatcTTTTATCACTAGTTTTACTCGAATTTTTATGTCCGAGCTAGGTATGCCACTGATGGCAAATTGTTGCCTGCGATCATATTCAACAATTTCGCTGCGGGATGCCAGTACGGTTCTCATGATCCCAGAAAGTTCTTCAAACAGAGTTTTGCACTCcttgaaataaacaacatcAACTAACTTAtgaacaatcaacaaatttcattaTCAAATAAGCACTTGATTCACAATCTTGATAACATGATATTTACCTGGCAGTACTTCTTGGCAAGTTGCTGGATGTTGCTGCTAACAGACGTGTTGGGAGATACTGCAGGACCGCCAACTGCGTTGCCAGTGGGCACGGGATGAGCACCCTTGGTTGGAGCTTTCTTAGTTGCAACTGTGATGGTGCTTTCTGTACTCGCAGTAGATGCTTCAGAAGTCTTGTGTGAAATCtattattaataattattattaattattattaatatattaATGTAAGCGATTGTGTAGCACAGCCCTCTTTAACTTTTCATTCTGTGGTAACcctttcaaaaattttccaagAAAATTATACTGCATACTGACCAGGTTAAATATTACGGGTGTAATAATTGATATTTCACATGGTTCAGACTCATGACTAAAGACATCACTTTTCTTAGCCTAACTAACATAAAATACATTCTTCTTTCTACAAGTACCTTTTGCAACAGTGCTTCCAGATGTGGTTTATGAGCATTAAGTTGGTTGTAAACTGTGTCTGCTTTCTCCAGCAAAGTAACAACAGTTGCAACCATCTTCTTTCTATCCTCATCATTCTctacacattgaaacatttcatggtcatcatattgaaaaaatggcttcaacaaacacacATTATCAAGTAATCAGCCACATATGACTGTTTATCAGTTCAAAGAAATATAATAATGTTAGTTAAAAGTTGATATGTTAATTGATTCATCAATAGCCAATCTATATATACCAATGGAATCCACAGCACAACATGGACGGGCAGTCACAGATATGTCAAACTTGGCATATTTTGAAAATCCACAAACATTACAAAGAAATGGATCCTTTTCATCATAATTTATGCTCCTGCATTTGTGACACTGAAACACATTCTCGCCGCAATTGCCACAGATACCAGGGTTTGCCTTTCAATGCAATTGATTGACATTATTTACTTTGCTAAATTAATCTTACGCAGGCTGGCCATAATTCATCAATGCTATTGTAAATAACCTGTTATTAATTGTGATGAACAAGTAATGCTTACCAAAACTTATTCTTAAAAGACACCAATTATTGGTTTAACACAAGAAATAATCACCTTTAGAAAATTAGTAAAATAGTTAACATGCTATAGTGGTAACTTGATCAGTGAATCGTTACAAGGCATTACCTGTACAAAACTTGTTGGCATAATATTGCAATGTGAGAAAATAAACCTACCTGCACAGATGCGCTGCAACGTGGACATTGAAGGGTTTCCACCGAagcagaaacattttcatagaAATCCGTAAATTCCAACATCAAGTTAGTTGCAACTATAGGTAGTGGCAAATCAAATCTTATTTCCGATTCTCCCTAAATTACGTAAGATTGTTACCGAAGTTTCCAAAAAGAATTGCTAACTATTTATTGAAAAGCACACTGTGTGAAATTTGGTGATAgaaataattcaataaaactttgtGTATGTTCAAGTCCTGACTTGTGGCACGGTGACAGATTTCGCACGATGCCACATTGACGGGTTATTCTTCAGATCAACCACTGCTGGCACCTTCTTATTGTTGTAATACAGCACTGCAGTTCTTATCTACAAAAAGCAATCAGGATTAAACACTACATGTTGAAAtacagaaaatattgaaacaaCCACAAAATCAAGGTAAAGTTTGTACTCGAGTGACAGGCACATTCGAAACGATTTTCGTCTTACCATTTTTGTTCTCTTAACATCAGTAACTTTGATTGTGATTTTTTGAATTGTGTAGCTGCCCACCAGCTTCATTATCTGTTGTGTTGTTGTGTATTTCGTGTCTCCTTTGACACTTGCAAGTTTTATGTGGTTGAATGGTAGTTCCGGTTGATTGCACACAAGGCATGGATTGTTTTCAAGATAAAAGCCGTCAAACTGGACATAATCTGCCACAACAACACAATTTCCTTAATGCAATCGCACTAGCTGAGCTTGGTGCAACAATACACAAACATAACCTTTAACAACTATGTAaccaacaaaaagtaaaaaggtATGTAGAAAAACGTAGAAATTATGTAGCTTGTGTACAAAATTTACTTCAACTAGAAGTTAGTTTATAGAATCGATATCAAAAAATATCTTGACAAAATATTCTATTTCATTTAAAGCTGGTAATAAGTTTTCGTCGCATTACTTGCAAGTTGACTGTACAAGATAGCATTCTGGTGGTTTGCCAACAAACGATTCTGTTGTTGAAGAACATTGAGAGTAGCATCTGTAAACTTCTTTGCAGCATCCTGCATTAATACAAAAGATTAATTCAGTGTTTCACAAACCACAGGTTGTGGTTTGAGAAACCCAAAATTGACCGAATTTGGGTAGCTTGGATTGTGCTATAGGTTAAGAGTATGATTTGCAATGAAATGGAATATACAGTAGCTATTACTTTTTGAGGTTGCACATAATCTGTCAAACAGTTTGATGAACAAAAAAAGATTGTCAAGAAACTCTGGATTCATTCAATGATGAGTTTAATACtaaacaatataactaatttcaaaaaattgtatGATTTGTTTGCATACCTGTGAAAGTACATTATTCATAGAAAGATAACCAAGCAAATCAACAAACTGGAAAGCTTTGCGTCCATAAGTGGACACCAGAGGCCATAATGTCCACATCATGTTTAGAAGCCTTTCTTGGACAGCAGGTCCAGTATTTCTGTATTAGTAATAACATTTCATTGCAAGTATTACCAACATTATCTATCCAAATGTTGTACGTTCTGGTTAAAAATTCTACTAAATCGATGTTGATGAATTATTTCACACAAAATGATGTACCTGTAGAGATTAAGAATAAATTCATGTGCACTCCAACGCACAGATGTTGTATTCATTGCCAGTAAGAAGTGCCTAAAAAACTGCTGCAAACAATCATCAGATATTTCATTCAGAACAACCTGAGAAAGCTGCTTTGCCATGCCCACTGAAGACTTTGATTCTTTACCCGAGGTTGGTCTGCTACTGGTGGACATCTTAGCTGGGGGTTTGAATTTCTTGCTTTTATCAGGGGTGACAGAAATGGCACAGTTAAGCAGCTTCAGAGCGTTGGCGGCCACGCTGTCATCAGCACGTACACTGGTGTCAAGCAGAAATGGAAGACATGAAGGATTATTTACGCAATACTTCTGCCAATTTCTGGTGCGATTTTCTGCAATCTCACAGCACTTCTTGATAACTTCAACAAGCTGTATGAGGTCATCATAGGTTAAACTAAAGCCCAGTGCCATCTCACTTCTGCCTGACTCCTTTTCTTTCCATTTACAGAGCTTGTAGCTGTCCTTGATGTAGAAGTCGAGGGCATACATATCCCTCTCTTCTCTGTACTTGTCCTGCAAAAAGTAAAAGACGATAAAAGGATCGACAAGATACCAGCAAATGGAAACTCTTGCTAAGAAATTTCAACGCTAATAACCTTTTGCTAACTTTTCagcataaatattttcagtggAAGTAGCCGTTAACTACATAAAAAGGATAAGGACAATGGACAATACCTTTGATCCGGTCACATAGAGAAGTAGCTTTCGAGCTCTTCGACGAACTAATGATGGCACTCCGGCAAAGAGCATGTATTCTGAAAGGAGTTGCTTCCAGTTTTGGCCAAAGAGACTAGATATGTCAGAACCAACTTCATTAAATTGTTTCCTGACTTGATAAGCAAGGTTTAAAGCCATTTCCGTGATCAGACGCAAATACGGCTCAAATATGGCTCCGGCGTGACTTTGCACAAACTGGCGCAAAAAGAATGGAGCCATGTCGATGGAAGTGTGACTGTGTGCAGTTCTTAAAACACTTGTTGAAACTACAGGGTTCTCcttttctttttgcaaatctGATTCTTTCTTCCAATGGTCTTTGTAAAGTACACTGCAATAGAAATAGTTGTCGTATGTGTTTTTAAATCCTTGAAACTGTTTAGGTAAGCAACATGCCACTGATATGTACAAGATGCAAATTGACGTTTTACAGTTTAAACATTACAGTGATGTCCTTACAGCTATAACCTCAAAACATACCTTAACATGTGGTGGCAAAGGTCCACTAACTTTTCCCGTGTCAAAATGCTAGCTGTAGTCGAATGAAACTTTCCAGAAGATTCAGGAGAATGTTCTG
Proteins encoded in this window:
- the LOC143446799 gene encoding uncharacterized protein LOC143446799, whose protein sequence is MGEVTPVKRNQSQSFTAKSGFVDYDYLIKVVVVGDSGVGKSQLVARFTRNEFTTNSRQTIGVEFATKTIDVNSKKICAQMWDTAGEERYRALASAYYRGAVGVLLVFDVTNARSFKNLAHWLSEIKAYTVDTCQMILVGNKIDLQGNRKISNDQARAFADINDMRYMETSALQCTNVEASFTSLVSDIYQNTIANKQGKNTVVNTTTGNNRGLRVRTEDGVAASRIKTKCCWAM